A genomic window from Triticum urartu cultivar G1812 chromosome 7, Tu2.1, whole genome shotgun sequence includes:
- the LOC125520249 gene encoding F-box protein At5g07610-like, whose amino-acid sequence MSDPVDGSRPGDEGRASSRLRSSTSPHSDGRTAVERLTDDLLVEILARLPVKSLCRFKCVSNYWLALIHHPEHRKKLPQPLAGFFYGSTTTSDSEWLLKSPVRFADFPGRCTPPITCAFLPNHRRVHLLDCCNGLLLCRWYDASAQGDEFHYVVCNPAMEKWTMLPDSGNATSEVDTTRLGFDPAVSSHFYVFELINAHELWDPDIVGVAVYSSGTGKWVYKEKKWNAEIRIINRQSASVFLNGYLHFVANCGGISVSPCLAVVDTKGET is encoded by the exons atgtccgACCCCGTGGATGGCTCTAGACCGGGTGATGAAGGCCGAGCTTCATCTCGTCTCCG TTCCTCCACTTCTCCCCACAGCGACGGCAGGACGGCGGTCGAGAGGCTCACCGACGACCTCCTCGTGGAGATCCTCGCGCGTCTCCCGGTCAAGTCGCTCTGCCGCTTCAAGTGCGTCTCCAACTACTGGCTGGCCCTCATCCACCACCCCGAACACCGCAAAAAGCTTCCCCAACCCCTGGCCGGCTTCTTCTACGGCAGCACCACCACCAGCGACAGCGAGTGGCTTCTGAAATCCCCTGTCCGCTTCGCCGATTTCCCGGGGAGATGCACCCCTCCGATCACCTGCGCCTTCCTGCCCAACCACCGGCGCGTCCATCTGCTGGACTGCTGCAACGGCCTCCTCCTCTGCCGCTGGTACGACGCCTCCGCCCAGGGTGATGAGTTCCATTATGTCGTGTGTAATCCTGCCATGGAGAAGTGGACCATGTTGCCGGACTCCGGCAACGCCACCAGCGAGGTGGACACCACACGTTTGGGCTTCGATCCGGCCGTTTCGTCGCATTTCTATGTGTTTGAGTTGATAAATGCGCATGAGCTTTGGGACCCTGACATTGTCGGAGTGGCAGTGTATTCATCTGGAACCGGAAAATGGGTTTACAAGGAGAAGAAATGGAATGCAGAAATTAGGATCATTAATCGTCAGTCTGCATCTGTCTTTCTTAACGGCTATCTGCATTTTGTAGCCAATTGCGGTGGGATATCTGTATCCCCTTGTCTAGCTGTGGTGGATACCAAGGGGGAAACATGA